A window of Verrucomicrobiota bacterium genomic DNA:
GCCCCGTATCCCGGAACTCATGCTATACCGGGCAATCGTCTTCATCGGCCCGTCGTCCCGCTCCGGGCTGTTCTCGCGCGCGTTCCAGGCACAGCAGACGGTCTTTTTCGCGCTCTTCCTGGGGGGGCTATGGATGTCGCGCGCTCACTGGCGCCGCCTCTCGATCCTGTACCTTGCCTATCTGTGTTTCGGTGTCCTGATGATCATGCTTCTGTACGGGAGTTCGCGCAACCGACTCTATTCCGACCCGATCATCCTGGCGTTTGCGGCCGCCTTTCTTGTGTGGGTATTCGAACGCCGCTTCGTGCGCAAGCGGGCAGAGCAGGCGTGACGCGTTGCGTTGGGTGCTGGCGGTCGCCATGTGCATTACTGAACCGTCCATTGGCGTGTCCCCAAGCAAGGCAGGCCGCACCCCCGCAAGCCGTTCTCTCACGAGAAGCCACGCTGGTCGGCGTCAATGCGTTTTGCGCAACACTAGGCAGACGTGTCTCCGCAAGCGGCGGATCTTCAGGGCATCGATAACCGAGTCAAAACACTTGGCCAGCAATCGCAACAGCCGGAAGCGGCGCGGGTACCTCCCGATACACGACATGCACACGACGTCAACAACCTCGAATCCGCTGTGCCCGAATACAGCAGTCAAGTGGGCGATGCTTTGGCATGCGTAGCTGGTTTCCCATGCTTGCTTCACCTTGGTCAAAGCTCGCCTGAACCATGTGTGAAACCGGGTGCTCGTGTGCCTTGCTATGACGAACTCGGGCGCCGCGGGACTGGGGATCGTCGCGACGAAGAGGCCGCCGGGCTGGAGGACACGTGCGATCTCGCGCGCGGCCCCCGACAGGTTCCCGACGTGTTCCAGGACCCAGATGGAGAACGCGGCGATATACGTCCCGGACGGAACGTCGGGCATGCACTCGATGGGGCACTGGTGGGCCTTGCCCACCCCTGGAGTTTGGCCCTTTTATGCTCGTTGGGCGCCGTAGAGCACGGCTGAGGCGAGCGTGGTTTGGAGTTTTGGGGGCTTTGGGGTGCCCGATGGTCGCGACGCGAAGTGGGGAAAATGCAGGCTCAGCCCCCAGGCTTCGGCGCGCAGGCGGCTCAGCAGCACTTGGGTCGAGGTGCGCCCCGGCGGGCGGCGCCGCCACTTGGGTGGCGGCAGCCCGTGGTTGGGCAAGCCACCACGCTCGGCGGCGGCCAGCAGCAGGGCGTAGGCGGCTACGCTCAGCGTCGGCACGCTGGCGGCCGAGTCGGGATGGCGCACCTGGGCCTGACCGCATCCGAGCACCGTTTTCTCGTCGCGGAAGTTGACTTCGATGTCGCTTCGCCACAGGTAGCTCTGCAACACGCGGGTCAGGTCAAGCTGCACGTCGCTGCACAGCAGATACGCCGGGCGGCGGTAGAGCAGTTTGGAGCCGGCACTGAGCCGGTAGCCCAGCGGGGCGATGACCAGGAGGCGAAGATCATGGGTCGCGCCGGCGGCGCGCCAGCGCAGCGGCGCGAGTGTTTTGACGCGGAACGAGTGGGTCTTGCCGGCGGCCCAGGCGCTGACGGTCTGCCAGGGCCGAGACGCGTCGGCGCGCACCTGCTCGGGCGTCGGCGCGGCTGGACCGTAGAGGCGCCGACGGCCCCGGGTCGGTTGCTCGTCGGGCAGCCAGGCCAGGTGAGCGTCGCCTCGGATGCGTCCGATAAAGACGGTGCGCTCGGGCAGGTGCTTGAGCAGGGTGCCGTTGGTGTAGCCGCCGTCGCCGACTGCGCAGATCGGGGCGCGCCGGCCGTCGTGGTCGAGCGCCTTGCGCAGCCGGCCGAGCCGCTGGGCGGCCACGATGCCGAGGCGCTGACGGCGCTGGGCCTGTCGGTACTCGGTCCACTGTCGGGGCGCGGCGTTCTTGGTGGGCTTTTTCGGCGTGGGGGCGTGAACAAAGTCGACCGGCACCATGCGCACGGGCCCGGTCTTGGCGCCGCGCCCGGTTTGCGTGCCGATGGGCAAGGCCAGCGACAGTTGCACGAAGCGCTGGGCGCGGATCAAGTTGAGGTGAAACGGCGGGCCGAGCGGATCGCGTCTGTAGGCGGCGCCGGGGATCTTGGCGCCGGTCTTTTTGATGTGCGTATCGTCGAGGGCCACCACGAGGGGCGCGCCCGGTTCGAGGCGCTTGGCCACCGCGCGCCGCACCGGCTCGAAGAGCCGCTCGGGCGCGATGCGGCCGGCGCTGTAGAGCCGGTAGTCGGCCGTCCAGTCGTCGAAGAGCCGGTCGGTGGTAGCGATCAGGCCGGTCAGCGTATGGCGTCCCAGGCACAGCAACTGGCCATAGACGTGGCGCCGGACGCGCACGGCGCGCGCCGGCGAGAGGTGCTCGCCGGTGGCGAAGGCCGCCAGCATCGCGTCGATGCCGTCCATCAGGGCCGTCGAGTTTTTTTTACCCGGACCGGCCAGGGCGGCGCCTCAGGTCGATGGAGCACCAAGTTGGCCTTGTCCTCGACGATCCATTCGACCCGTTCGCCCTTGCCCAGATCGACCGCCTGGGCCA
This region includes:
- a CDS encoding methyltransferase domain-containing protein — its product is MGKAHQCPIECMPDVPSGTYIAAFSIWVLEHVGNLSGAAREIARVLQPGGLFVATIPSPAAPEFVIARHTSTRFHTWFRRALTKVKQAWETSYACQSIAHLTAVFGHSGFEVVDVVCMSCIGRYPRRFRLLRLLAKCFDSVIDALKIRRLRRHVCLVLRKTH